Within the Sphingomonas sp. IW22 genome, the region GACCATGAACGGTCCATTGACCAGCGCCAGCACGAACGGGCGCTCGACCGCGATGCCCATCACATCGGCGAACAACGGCATTTGCGACGGAGGCAGGAATGCACGCAGGAAATGATAAATCACTACAGCGACTGCAGCCAGACCGCGCAGCAATTCAAGGTCATCGTAGCGCGTCGGCCTGTTCATTTACGGCACTCCTGCCGGATGATCAAAGATGGTCTTATTAACGACACATGTTTGACTGTCACGCGCAAAAGCGACGGCCTGTGATCCACGAACGTCGTCAAACATAACGGTCGCAAAACAAGCCTCGATTTGCGTCCGATATTCCCGTTTTGGTACCCGTATCGCAGGGAACCCAACGGCAATACGTTGCGTTGGACGGCATCTTCAAGCTAATGTCAACTGCGCTTCGCATTACCGCCCTGAATTTGGTTTGGCATCGTGGGTACTGGTCGGCGCAGCGCAAGTGGGGGGCACGTGCATTACCGATCAATTGACGATCTGAATCGGACGATTCAGACCAGCGTGGGGCTGCTCCCGCGCGATATCGACTTGGTTGTCGGCATTCCTCGCAGCGGGCTGCTAGCGGCCAATCTCATCAGCCTAGCGCTGAACCTGCCGCTAGCCGATCTGGACGGATTTCTGGAAGGACGCATCCTGTCGGCGGGGTCCACCCGTCGCCGGACCGGTTTCGACCGCGCGGCCGACGCGTTCGAGCGTGTGCTGATCGTCGACGACAGCATCCTGTCGGGCGCTGCAATGCGCGAGGCGCAGGAAAAGGTCGCTCGCGCCGGTCAGACGCATCGCTGTCTCTTCTGCACCGTATATGGCCCGGAAGAGGATGTGGTCGATGTCGACATCATCATGGAACGCGTGCCGCGTCCGCGTGTGTTCCAGTGGAACTTCATGAACCACAAGGTGCTGGAGCGCGCGTGCCTCGACATTGACGGAGTGCTGTGTTGTGATCCCACGCACGACGAAAATGACGATGGGCCGAGTTACACCAGTTTTCTGGCCAATGCCCGGCCGCTGATGGTGCCCGGTCGGCGGGTGGCGCATTTGGTGACAAGCCGGCTCGAACGCTATCGCCCCGAAACCGAAGCGTGGCTGGCCGCTCGCGGCATCGAATATGGAAAGTTGTGGATGCTCGATGTCCCGACGGCAGCGGAACGCCGCCGCCGCGGCGCGCACGGTGCCTTCAAGGCGCAGGTCTATGCCAGTGTCGACGCCCAGCTTTTCGTAGAGAGCGAGGAACGCCAGGCGATCGAGATCGCACGGCTTTCGGGCAAGCCCGTGCTGAGCATCGAAAGCCACACCGTCATCCAGCCCGATGCTCATCTGGAACATGCCGAACGTCTCCGCCGCCGTACCGCGCGCCTGCGGGAGCGGATGTCAAGCGAACGTCATGGCTGGCGCCGGGTCATCAAACGCGTGTTGCATCGCATCCTGGGCCGGAAACGTACGGAATCGCTTCTGCTGTCCAAGCGGCGCATGCGCAGCCTTTAGCAACGGGAACCAAAACCGACGCGACGGCTTTGCAGTGGAAGCGCAGACGCGCCCTGCATTTCGTGCGCTTTGTCAAAACAATAGGGGGAATAGCGGATGTCCGACGAAGCCGGCCTGATCCTGAGCGATACGACCGATGCACAGCAGTTCGTCGGCACCGATGCTACCGACACAGTCAGCTTTGCCGATGCAGGGCGGGGCGCGATCGCGGACCTGTCGCTGGGTACCGCCTATAAATCGCTGCGCATCCTGCCCTTCGGCGATTCAATCACTTATGGCGTCATCGGCAGCACCACCGACACCGAAAGCGGGGGATACCGCACCTATTTGCAAGAAATGCTTTCGGCGTTTGGGGTCACCGTCGACATGGTCGGTTCGGCCAGCAACGGCCCCGACAATATCGATCGCGACCATGAAGGGCGTCGCGGATGGACGCTGAACCAGCTCAACGGCATCGACGAACAGGTCATTGTCGACCATGCGCCCGACGCCGTGCTGTTGATGGCCGGCACCAATGACAGCGCCCGCGACAGTTCGACGACGATGATTGCCGACCTTCGTGCCCTGATCGTCAGCATGACCGATCAGGATCCCGATCTGGTACTGTTCGTCGCATCGATACCGCCGGTTCGGGTCGGGCAGCAGTCGCAACTGCGCGCCGATCGCGTCGATGCCTATAATGATAAAATGCCGGACCTGATCGCCGAACTGGCGGCGGCCGGGCGCAACGTCCATTTTGTCGACATGCGCGGTCTGGACGTGGCCGATGTGTCGGCGCCTCCGATCGACAGCGGCCTGCACCCCAATGCACAGGGCTATGCCGAGATCGCCGAATATTGGACCGCCGCGCTGGAGGCGAATCTAGGCCTGACCAACGGCGCGATCGGTACCGATCAGGACCGGTTCGAGGGTATCAAGAACCTGATCGGCTCTGCATTCGACGATGTGCTGGCGGGCGATGCCGGCGACAACATGCTGACGGGCGGGATGGGCGATGACCGGATCGACGGCCGGGAAGGCATCGACACCGTGGTGTTCGAAGGCCAGTGGCGCGATTACCAAATCGAAGCCGATGGCGAGAGCTATCGCCTGATCGACATGCGGGGCGCGGCGGCGACGGATGGCAGCGACCATGTGACCACAGTCGAGCGTTTTACCTTTGCCAACGGCACGTTCGATGCCGAAACAATCCTGAACGATACCCCGCTGGCGACCGACGATGCCGCGACGGCTTCGGTGGATGGCGACATGGTCGTGACCGGCGAGGTGCTGTTCAACGACAGCGATGCCGATATTGCGCTGGGCGATACAATCCAGCTGACAGGCGCCCATGCCGGCACCCCGGACAGCGCTACGTTGCAAATGATCGACGCCATGCTGACCCTGGAAGGTGCCTATGGCACCCTGACGATCATGGCTGACGGCACATTCAGCTATACGATCGATCCCTCTCGCGAAGCTACCCAGTCGCTGATGCCCGGCGACGATGGGATCGACCGGTTCACCTATGCGGTCAGCGATGTTGCGGGCGCTCAGGATATTGGCGGGATCGCGATTACCGTTACTGGCGGCACTGCATGGGCTGTGCCCGGCTCGATCCTCTATACCCGCCCCGCCACCAGTGACGGATCGGCGGCCGCCGATCAGATCCTGACCGGGCAGGACGGACCCAACAGCTTCTATTTCGACATTGCTGCCCGCACCGGTACCGACCGGATCGAGGGCTTCGAGGGCGACGACATCGTGCTGACCAGCGCGCCGCTTCGCGATGGCAATGGCGACGGCCTGATCGTGCTGGGGCGCAACGGGCTGGCACTTGATGGCGGCTCGGGGTCCGATATCGTGGTCATCGCCGGGCTTCAGCCCGATGGTCTGCGCCATCTGGGCGAACGCGACGGCCTGTCAGTCTATGCCGCCGCATCGGTTCGGCCGGATCGCGCAATTGAAGGGACGCTGGGCGACGACAGCTTGGCCGGCGATGCGGGCGACAGCATATCGCAGACCTTCTTCATGGACTCTGCGCTCGATATTGCGCTGGGGAACGACCAGATCGCAGCATTCGGCGCACGCGACATTGTAGTCCTCACCACGGCGCTGCCCGACGGCAATCGCGACCGAATCATCGATTTCGGGTCGGACCGGGTGCTGAACTTGGACAGCGGCAACCTGTCGCTTGCATCGGTGACGGGTGCGGCCCATCAGCGGGTTGAATTCGACGGATCGGTCGCGCATGACGGCGTGACCTATTTCGTCTACAGCCTGGTCGGCAGCGCGGCGGGTGTCGCGGACCTTGCGCTCTGACCGGCTGCTGGCCCTGACCGGCAGGAATACCTATCGGCTCAGACAGCCTTCAAGCCGGAGCGTACGATGGACAAAAGCCTGATCGTCTATGACGGCGAATGCGTCTTCTGTCAGAATTACGTCCGCTTCTTTCGCTTGCGCGAAGCGATCGGGCCGGTCGAATTGCTGGACGCGCGTTCGGGTGACCCGCGGGTCGAAGCCCTATGGCGCCAGGGCTATGACCTGGACGAGGGCATGGTCTTTGCTCATCGTGGCCGGGTATTCCATGGCGCGGAAGCGGTGCAGGTGCTGGCCAGCCTTTCGAGCCGGAGCGGCCTGTTCAACCGGCTGAACGCCGCCATTTTCCGATCGCCTGCGGTCGCGCGGATGCTTTATCCCGCGCTGAAGCTGGGCCGGCGCGCCACCCTGATGGCGCGCGGCCGGTCGCTGATGCGCCCCCGGCAGGACTGACCGCAGGCCGCGCCCCACCGGGGCGGGCCATCAATGGGTGCACATTTTCGGTCGCGAGACATCGACCGGCTTGAACACCAGCAGCCGCCGTTCGAGAAAGCTGGGCGGGCGGAGGGGAAAGCTGCTCGCCGTCGCCCGCTCGAACCGCTGACCGTCCAGCGTGAAGCTGACCCAGTCTGACGGATGATAGACCATCCAGCGTTCCAGCTGGAACCGCACCATGCCCAGATTGCGATCGGCCATCGATTGCATCGTCGCGTTCGACGACCCCGTGATCGTCGCCACTTCGTTCTGATAGCCCGCGATATAGGGCGGACGCGCGAACA harbors:
- a CDS encoding GDSL-type esterase/lipase family protein; the protein is MSDEAGLILSDTTDAQQFVGTDATDTVSFADAGRGAIADLSLGTAYKSLRILPFGDSITYGVIGSTTDTESGGYRTYLQEMLSAFGVTVDMVGSASNGPDNIDRDHEGRRGWTLNQLNGIDEQVIVDHAPDAVLLMAGTNDSARDSSTTMIADLRALIVSMTDQDPDLVLFVASIPPVRVGQQSQLRADRVDAYNDKMPDLIAELAAAGRNVHFVDMRGLDVADVSAPPIDSGLHPNAQGYAEIAEYWTAALEANLGLTNGAIGTDQDRFEGIKNLIGSAFDDVLAGDAGDNMLTGGMGDDRIDGREGIDTVVFEGQWRDYQIEADGESYRLIDMRGAAATDGSDHVTTVERFTFANGTFDAETILNDTPLATDDAATASVDGDMVVTGEVLFNDSDADIALGDTIQLTGAHAGTPDSATLQMIDAMLTLEGAYGTLTIMADGTFSYTIDPSREATQSLMPGDDGIDRFTYAVSDVAGAQDIGGIAITVTGGTAWAVPGSILYTRPATSDGSAAADQILTGQDGPNSFYFDIAARTGTDRIEGFEGDDIVLTSAPLRDGNGDGLIVLGRNGLALDGGSGSDIVVIAGLQPDGLRHLGERDGLSVYAAASVRPDRAIEGTLGDDSLAGDAGDSISQTFFMDSALDIALGNDQIAAFGARDIVVLTTALPDGNRDRIIDFGSDRVLNLDSGNLSLASVTGAAHQRVEFDGSVAHDGVTYFVYSLVGSAAGVADLAL
- a CDS encoding DCC1-like thiol-disulfide oxidoreductase family protein, which produces MDKSLIVYDGECVFCQNYVRFFRLREAIGPVELLDARSGDPRVEALWRQGYDLDEGMVFAHRGRVFHGAEAVQVLASLSSRSGLFNRLNAAIFRSPAVARMLYPALKLGRRATLMARGRSLMRPRQD
- a CDS encoding phosphoribosyltransferase family protein: MHYRSIDDLNRTIQTSVGLLPRDIDLVVGIPRSGLLAANLISLALNLPLADLDGFLEGRILSAGSTRRRTGFDRAADAFERVLIVDDSILSGAAMREAQEKVARAGQTHRCLFCTVYGPEEDVVDVDIIMERVPRPRVFQWNFMNHKVLERACLDIDGVLCCDPTHDENDDGPSYTSFLANARPLMVPGRRVAHLVTSRLERYRPETEAWLAARGIEYGKLWMLDVPTAAERRRRGAHGAFKAQVYASVDAQLFVESEERQAIEIARLSGKPVLSIESHTVIQPDAHLEHAERLRRRTARLRERMSSERHGWRRVIKRVLHRILGRKRTESLLLSKRRMRSL